AAGGTCCGCGCCGGGTGGTGATAGTTTGCTATTGAAAGAATAGCGCCCTGCGGCCGGGGCCGCTGGCTACTTGTTCTTGAGCTTGCCGCGCGGCAGCACCGCGGTGATCGGCGGGGTGGGCCGGTCCGACGGGCTGGAGGGCTTGGGGGGTGAAGTGTCCTTCTTGGGCTTCTTCACCATCTTGTTGCTGCGTTGTTCGCCTTTGGCCATAAGCCCTCCAGAATCGGTCCCGGAATGGGGCCAGAACGGGAATGGTACGGCACAAACGTACGGCCCCAGCGAGTGAGCGCGAGGGGCGGGCGCGAGGCCCGCCGCCGCAGCCGGCGTCAGGCCTCGCCGCCGAAGCGCTTGACCAGGTTGGCGATGTACTTGTCCACGAGTTTCTCGAACTCGCCCTCGACCACGGGCGCCACCACCATCTTCATCAGGCCGGGCAGCGGCACGTCCACCGTGCCCTCGATCTTGAGCACGAGGCCGGTGGACTTCTTGTTGTCGGTGATCTTCCAGCTGCCGCCCACCAGCGCGTTGCCCACGCCCTTGACCGGCGTCCACTTCACGGTGCCCTTGGCCTTGTCGCTCGCGTACTTGCTGGCGTAGATGGTCTGGATGTTCACCTGCGCGGTGCCCACCTTCTCCATCTCCCACTTGTAGACGCCGTCGCCCATGTCGGTGAGCTTCTCCACCTTGGGGAAGTGGCTGACCGAGGCGGGCACGTCCGACAGCACTGCGAACACATCGGCCGCCTTGGCCTTGACCTCGAATTCGTAGCCCAGATCGATATTGACGGTGATGGCCATGAAAGTCTCCTCGTGTTGTGGGTGAAGAAAGGGGAATGGTTCATTCTGCCACTCGCGCCGCGCCGCGCCGCGCCGCGCCGGCCCGGCGCGGCTTCGGGTGACGTCAGCCGGCCGGCAGCTGCGCCAGCAGGAAGCGCCGCACGTTGCCGCCCATGATGTCGGCCACCTCGGCCTCGCTGAAGCCGGCCTGCAGCAGGCCCTCGGTGATCAGCACCAGGCCCGTGGTGTCGAAGGCCGTGTGCGTGGCGCCGTCGAAGTCCGAGCCCAGCGCCACATGCGCCACGCCCGCGACGGTGGCCACGTGGCGGATGGCCTTGACGATGGCGGCCGCATCGAGCCCGCAGACCGCGCCGTCGAAGTAGCCGATGCCGATCAGGCCGCCGTTGGCGGCGATGGCCTTGATGTGCGCGTCGCTCAGGTTGCGCGGCCCCGGGCAGGTGGCCTGTACGCCGGAGTGCGACACGACCACCGGGCGCTGCGCCATGGCCAGCACGTCGTCGATCACCCGGGGCGAGGCGTGGGCCAGATCCACCAGCATGCGGCGCTCTTCCATGCGCCGCACCACCTGGCGGCCCAGCGGCGTGAGGCCGCCTTTGTCGAGCCCGTGGGCCGAGCCGCCGATCTCGTTGTCGAAGAAGTGCGTGAGCCCGGCCAGGCGAAAGCCCGCGTCGTAGAGCCGGTCCACGTTCTCCAGCTTGCCTTCCAGGGGGTGCAGGCCCTCGGTGGAGAGCAGGGCCGCGAGCCGTCCGGCGGGGGCCGCCGGGTCGTTCAGCACCGCGGCCAGGTCGGCCTGTGTGCGCACGATGCGCAGCCGGCCGCCGCTGGCCTCGGCCACGCGGTGCAGCTTCTCGCTCTGGTACAGCGCGCGTTCCAGCAGGCTGTCCCAGGTGCGCGGCGGCCAGCGCTCGGCGATGGCCAGCAGGGTGATGTTGTCGGTGTCGGCCGCATTGCGATCGAAGTTCAGGCCGCGCGGCGTCTTGGTGACCGTGGAGAACACCTGCAGGCCGACGCGCCCTTCCTGCAGGCGCGGCAGATCCACGTGGCCGTAGTCGGCGCGCGTGAGCAGGTCGCGCGACCACAGCAGCGTGTCGTCGTGCAGGTCGGCGATGAAGAGGCGCTCATGCAGCGCGCGGGCGCGCTGGCTGGCGTGGTAAGGCGGCTGCAGCGCCACGCCGTTCATGCGGCGGTCCACCACCGTGGGGACGCTGAAGAACACGGCCAGCCCGAGCACGAGCAGGGCCGGCACGGCGATCAGGAGTTTGCGCATGATTTCGCGTGTCACTGGAGAACAAAGCGTGCAGCATAGCAAGCGGCACGTGGCGCGTGCCGCGCTCGCCGGTGCAAGCGGCCGGCTCGATAAAGTGCCCGGTGCGTCACCGGGCGGTCAGGCTGCTCAGGCGGTCTTGCGCAGGCCGGCCTGGGCGAAGGCCGAGGCGCGCTCGGCGGCGATCTTCGCCGCGCCCACCAGGGTGTCCACCACGGTTTCGGCGCCGTCGGCCGACAGGGCCAGGCCCCGGGCGTAGTAGCCGCTGAAGACCTGCTGCGCATGGGCCGCGTTCTTGCGCACTTCGGGGGTGAGCTGGGGGCTGGACTCCTTGAGCGCGCGCTTCCAGCGCTGCTCCAGGGCGTCGGCCAGGCGCTCGCCGCCGTGGCGGTAGGCGGTGATGACCTGATGGGCCGTGCTGCCGAAGGTGTCGATCAGCTGGGTGGCGGCGGCGGAGAGGTTTTGCGGGTTCATGGCGGAGGCTCCAGAAGAGGGGATGGGCCAATTTTCGGGCTTCGCCCTAGGGCACGCGCCCTAATGGAGGCGAAAAGGGGGCGAAAACCGTAGAGGCGCCTGCCTAAGTGGCTGCGCCGGCAGCGGCCACTACACTGGCGGCCACCGATCAACGATGGAGGCGTTTTTCATGCTGCATCCCCAGGCCCAGGCATTGCTCGACTTCATGCAGGACAACCGCGTGTCACCCACGCACACGCTGCCGCCCGGGGAGGCGCGCCGGCTCTACCGGGAGCGCCGCTCGGTTGTTCAGCCGCCGCCGCCCGAGGTGGCGGAGGCCCGGTCCCTGGAGGCGAACGTGCAGGGCCGGACGATCGGCCTGCGGCTGTACCGGCCGCTGGGTAGCGCGGCGGCCGAGGCGCTGCCGGTGCTGGTCTACTACCACGGCGGCGGCTGGGTGATCGGCGATCTCGACACGCACGACACGCTGTGCCGCGAGCTGGCCAATGGCTCGGGCTGCGCCGTGGTGGCGGTGGACTACCGCCTCGGGCCGGAGCACCGGTTCCCGGCGGCGGTCGACGACGCCCTCGGGGCCCTGCGCTGGGTCCATGAGCACGCCGGCGAGCTGGCCCTCGATGGCCGGCGCATGGCCGTGGGCGGCGACAGCGCGGGCGGCAACCTGGCCGCGGTGATGGCGATCGCCGCGCGCGACCTGCAGGGGCCGCCGCTGCGGTTCCAGCTGCTCATCTATCCCGCCACCGACATGCGCCGCAGCGCAGCCTCGCACCAGGCGCTGGGGCAGGGCTACCTGCTCACGAGCGACACCATGCGCTATTTCCACGACCACTACATCGACGATCCAGCGCACGATCTGGACTGGCGCGCCTCGCCCCTGCTGCACGGCAACCTGGGCGGCCTGCCGCCGGCCTTCGTGATCACCGCCGGCTACGACCCCTTGCGCGACGAGGGGCTGCAGTATGCGCAGCGGCTGTCCGCCGCGGGCGGCCGCGCGGCGCAGGTGTGCTTCGAGCGGCAGATCCATGGCTTCATCGTCATGGGCCGGCTGATCGACGAGGCGAACGTCGCCGTGCAGTTGTGCGCGGCGCAGCTGCGGCAGGCCCTGGCCGCCGATTGAGCGGGGCTCGGCGGCCTCGGCGCCGGGCCGTTCCTCTTTTTCAGAGAGAAATCGCACCGAGGTCCTTGTCGGGCGGCGAAAGTTTGCTATTGAAAATGTAGCAACCCATCCGCGTTACCATCCAGGGCCGCCATCCTCCCCGCCCCAAGCCGCCATGTCCTTCGCCCCTCTTGAGATCGAAACCGGTGCCGAGCCGCGCGCCAGCATCGTGCTGATGCATGGCCTGGGCGCCGATGGCAACGACTTCGTGCCCATCGCGCATGAACTCGATCTGGCCAGCGTGGGGCCGGTGCGCTTCGTGTTTCCCAACGCGCCCGTGATGCCGGTGACCGTCAACGGCGGCTACCCGATGCCAGCGTGGTACGACATCCTCGGCGCCGACCTCACCGCCCGTGAGGACGAGCCGGGCCTGCGCCGGTCGCAGGCTGCCATCGAGGCGCTGCTGGCGCGCGAGAAGGCGCGCGGCATTCCCGCCAGCCGCATCGTGCTCGCGGGTTTCTCGCAGGGCTGCGCCATGGCGCTGATGACGGGGCTGCGCCACGCCGAGCGCCTCGCTGGCATCGCGGGCTTGTCGGGCTATCTGCCGCTGGCGAGCCAGACCGCGGCCGAGCAGCAGGCCGCCAACGTCGCCGCGCCGGTCTTCCTCGCGCACGGACGGCACGATGACGTGGTGCCCCTGGCCGCGGCCCGGGCCTCGCGCGATGCGCTGCTGGCGCTGGGCCATGCGGTGGCGTGGCACGAGTACGCGATGCCGCACTCGGTGTGCATGGAAGAGATCGCGGACCTGAACCGCTGGCTGCTGCAGGTGCTGGCGCCGGCTGGCCGCTAGCGCCTGTTTCCATTCCCCGACACAGAGAAAGAACGACACGATGGCCATCCAGTGGTTTCCGGGGCACATGAACGTCACGCGCAAGGCCATCAGCGAGCGCGTCAAGGAGATCGACGCGGTGATCGAGGTGCTGGACGCGCGCCTGCCCGGCTCCAGCGCCAACCCGCTGCTGGCCGAGCTGACCGGCCACAAGCCCGCGCTGAAAGTGCTCAACAAGCAGGACCTGGCCGACCCCGTGCGCACCGAAGCCTGGCTGGCCCACTACAACGCCCGGCCCGGCACGCGCGCCATCGGCCTGGAAGCGACCGAGGCCGCGCTGGCGCAGCGCCTGATCGCCGCCTGCCGCGAGCTGGCGCCCGGGCGCGGCGGCCTGGCCAAGCCCATGCGCGTGCTGATCTGCGGCATTCCCAACGTGGGCAAATCGACCCTGATCAACAGCCTCACCGGCAAGCGCCAGGCCAAGACCGGCGACGAGGCCGGCATCACCAAGCTGGAGCAGCGCATCACGCTGGCCGACGACTTCTACCTCTACGACACGCCCGGCATGCTGTGGCCGCGCATCATCGTGCCCGAGAGCGGCTACAAGCTCGCAGCCAGCGGCGCCATCGGCCGCAATGCCTTCAACGAGGAAGAGGTGGCGCTGGAACTGCTGGCCTACGTGCAGCTGCACTACGCCGGGCTCGTGGCGGCGCGCTTCAAGCTGCCGGCCGGTGTCGCCGCGCTGAAGGACGAGGAACTGCTCGAAGCCATCGGCCGTCAGCGCGGCGCCCTGCTCGGCAAGGGCCGCGTCAACCTGCAGAAGGCGGCCGAGATCGTGATGCACGAATTCCGCAGCGCCACGCTGGGGCGCATCACGCTCGAAACGCCGCAGGAATATGCGCAGTGGCTGGCGGCGGGGGAGGAGCTGGAGGCGCAGCGCAAGGCGAAGAAGGCCGCGCGGGCCGGCAAGCCAGCGGCCGGCGTGTAACGCCGGTGTAAAGGAGGCTCCCGCCTACAGGCGGCGATGAACAGGCAGAACCATAATGAATTCCGCCTTTCATCAAGGAGAGCTCCATGAAACGCAACAAAATTCTTGTCTCCGCATTGGCCATGATCCTGCTGGCCTCCAGCGGCTGGGCTGCCGCCCAGGGACGCGACGACCGCGGTGAGCGTGGTGATCGCGGCGACCGCGGTGACCGACAGGGCATGGAGCGGCAGCAATCGCGCCAACCGATGACGGGCTTCGAGAGGGCGGCCAATGAGGCGAACGCCCGCGGCGCCGGCCCGGACCACAACTTCCGCCGCGGCCAGCGCCTGCCGCCCGAGTTCCGCGGCCGGCAAAGCGTGGTGGACGACTGGCGCGGCCACCACCTGAGCCCGCCGCCTCGCGGCTACCAGTGGGTGCAGACCGGCGCTGACTACGTGCTGGTGGCGGTGGCCACGGGCATCATCGCGCAGATCCTGCT
This Variovorax terrae DNA region includes the following protein-coding sequences:
- a CDS encoding alpha/beta hydrolase, with product MLHPQAQALLDFMQDNRVSPTHTLPPGEARRLYRERRSVVQPPPPEVAEARSLEANVQGRTIGLRLYRPLGSAAAEALPVLVYYHGGGWVIGDLDTHDTLCRELANGSGCAVVAVDYRLGPEHRFPAAVDDALGALRWVHEHAGELALDGRRMAVGGDSAGGNLAAVMAIAARDLQGPPLRFQLLIYPATDMRRSAASHQALGQGYLLTSDTMRYFHDHYIDDPAHDLDWRASPLLHGNLGGLPPAFVITAGYDPLRDEGLQYAQRLSAAGGRAAQVCFERQIHGFIVMGRLIDEANVAVQLCAAQLRQALAAD
- a CDS encoding RcnB family protein; amino-acid sequence: MKRNKILVSALAMILLASSGWAAAQGRDDRGERGDRGDRGDRQGMERQQSRQPMTGFERAANEANARGAGPDHNFRRGQRLPPEFRGRQSVVDDWRGHHLSPPPRGYQWVQTGADYVLVAVATGIIAQILLGQ
- the ylqF gene encoding ribosome biogenesis GTPase YlqF, whose translation is MAIQWFPGHMNVTRKAISERVKEIDAVIEVLDARLPGSSANPLLAELTGHKPALKVLNKQDLADPVRTEAWLAHYNARPGTRAIGLEATEAALAQRLIAACRELAPGRGGLAKPMRVLICGIPNVGKSTLINSLTGKRQAKTGDEAGITKLEQRITLADDFYLYDTPGMLWPRIIVPESGYKLAASGAIGRNAFNEEEVALELLAYVQLHYAGLVAARFKLPAGVAALKDEELLEAIGRQRGALLGKGRVNLQKAAEIVMHEFRSATLGRITLETPQEYAQWLAAGEELEAQRKAKKAARAGKPAAGV
- a CDS encoding alpha/beta hydrolase: MSFAPLEIETGAEPRASIVLMHGLGADGNDFVPIAHELDLASVGPVRFVFPNAPVMPVTVNGGYPMPAWYDILGADLTAREDEPGLRRSQAAIEALLAREKARGIPASRIVLAGFSQGCAMALMTGLRHAERLAGIAGLSGYLPLASQTAAEQQAANVAAPVFLAHGRHDDVVPLAAARASRDALLALGHAVAWHEYAMPHSVCMEEIADLNRWLLQVLAPAGR
- a CDS encoding SRPBCC family protein, with translation MAITVNIDLGYEFEVKAKAADVFAVLSDVPASVSHFPKVEKLTDMGDGVYKWEMEKVGTAQVNIQTIYASKYASDKAKGTVKWTPVKGVGNALVGGSWKITDNKKSTGLVLKIEGTVDVPLPGLMKMVVAPVVEGEFEKLVDKYIANLVKRFGGEA
- a CDS encoding dipeptidase, whose amino-acid sequence is MRKLLIAVPALLVLGLAVFFSVPTVVDRRMNGVALQPPYHASQRARALHERLFIADLHDDTLLWSRDLLTRADYGHVDLPRLQEGRVGLQVFSTVTKTPRGLNFDRNAADTDNITLLAIAERWPPRTWDSLLERALYQSEKLHRVAEASGGRLRIVRTQADLAAVLNDPAAPAGRLAALLSTEGLHPLEGKLENVDRLYDAGFRLAGLTHFFDNEIGGSAHGLDKGGLTPLGRQVVRRMEERRMLVDLAHASPRVIDDVLAMAQRPVVVSHSGVQATCPGPRNLSDAHIKAIAANGGLIGIGYFDGAVCGLDAAAIVKAIRHVATVAGVAHVALGSDFDGATHTAFDTTGLVLITEGLLQAGFSEAEVADIMGGNVRRFLLAQLPAG